In Thiothrix unzii, the sequence TTCTTGATCCGTTGTTCACAGGCCAGATCGTGCCAGTCGACATCGGCTTCTGCCAATGCCTGAGCCGCCGTGGTGTCATCCACGCCATGCTCACGTAATTCATAGTTAATCCGCTGCGGGCCACGCCCCCGCGAGATTGACGAACGGACAAAAGCAGCCGCGTAACGGGCATCATCCAGATAACCCAGCGACTGCAATTTATCCAAGAGCGCGTTCAGGCTGATAGTATCGCACTCGCAACGCTGACGCACTTTTTGCGCGAGTTCTTGGCGGGAATGCTCACGCTGCGCCAACAAGCGCACCGCTACCGTTTCGCATTCCCGCCCATTAGCCATTGTTAACTATTACACCACGTCGTCAAGACCGGCATCGCTGTCGGCTTCTTCGGTAACAGTGGCAGCAAAACCGGGCGCATTCATGCAAGCTTCGCGGATAGCTTTTTCAATTTCAGCCGCCGCAGCCGGATGCTCTTTCAGGTAATTGCGGGCATTATCCTTGCCTTGACCGATTTTTTCACCTTTATAGCTGTACCATGCGCCAGCTTTGCCGACCAGCCCTTGCTTGACACCGAGGTCAACCAATTCACCTTCGCGGGAAATACCTTCGCCATACAGAATTTCAAATTCGGCTTGTTTAAACGGTGGCGCAACCTTGTTCTTAACCACTTTGACGCGAGTTTCAGAGCCAGTGATTTCTTCACCCTTCTTAATCGCACCAATGCGGCGAATGTCGAGACGCACGGAAGCGTAGAATTTCAGCGCGTTACCGCCCGTGGTAGTTTCCGGGTTGCCGAACATCACGCCGATTTTCATCCGAATCTGATTGATAAAAATCACCAAGGTGTTGGAACGCTTGATATTACCGGTGAGTTTGCGCAGGGCTTGTGACATTAACCGTGCTTGCAAGCCGACGTGGGAATCGCCCATATCGCCTTCGATTTCCGCTTTGGGGGTCAATGCTGCTACCGAGTCTACCACCACGATGTCAACCGCGTTGGAGCGCACCAGCATATCGGCAATTTCCAAGGCTTGTTCGCCGTTGTCTGGCTGGGAAACCAGCAAATCGTCAACGTTAACGCCGAGTTTTTGCGCGTAAATCGGATCGAGTGCGTGTTCCGCATCGACGAAAGCCGCCGTGCCGCCCATTTTTTGGCATTCGGCAATCACTTGCAGCGTCAGGGTGGTTTTACCGGAAGATTCCGGGCCGTAAATTTCGACGACACGTCCCTTAGGCAAACCGCCGATGCCGAGGGCAATGTCCAACCCCAACGAGCCAGTGGAAATCACTTCGATGTCGCGGGCAGCACTGGAGTCGCCCATGCGCATCACCGCGCCTTTACCAAACTGACGTTCAATCTGGCCTAGGGCGGCGGCGAGGGCTTTCTTTTTGTTCTCGTCCATGCGGACACTCCTTAATAAAGG encodes:
- a CDS encoding regulatory protein RecX is translated as MANGRECETVAVRLLAQREHSRQELAQKVRQRCECDTISLNALLDKLQSLGYLDDARYAAAFVRSSISRGRGPQRINYELREHGVDDTTAAQALAEADVDWHDLACEQRIKKFGGEIPADYKERARQSRFLAGRGFYTDAIKAAFQ
- the recA gene encoding recombinase RecA; this translates as MDENKKKALAAALGQIERQFGKGAVMRMGDSSAARDIEVISTGSLGLDIALGIGGLPKGRVVEIYGPESSGKTTLTLQVIAECQKMGGTAAFVDAEHALDPIYAQKLGVNVDDLLVSQPDNGEQALEIADMLVRSNAVDIVVVDSVAALTPKAEIEGDMGDSHVGLQARLMSQALRKLTGNIKRSNTLVIFINQIRMKIGVMFGNPETTTGGNALKFYASVRLDIRRIGAIKKGEEITGSETRVKVVKNKVAPPFKQAEFEILYGEGISREGELVDLGVKQGLVGKAGAWYSYKGEKIGQGKDNARNYLKEHPAAAAEIEKAIREACMNAPGFAATVTEEADSDAGLDDVV